One region of Streptomyces leeuwenhoekii genomic DNA includes:
- a CDS encoding DNA repair helicase XPB, giving the protein MNGPLIVQSDKTLLLEVDHERADDCRRAIAPFAELERAPEHIHTYRVTPLGLWNARAAGHDAEQVVDALVEYSRYPVPHALLVDIAETMDRYGRLTLSKHPAHGLVLTTTDRPVLEEVLKSKRVAPLVGARIDADTVAVHPSERGQIKQVLLKLGWPAEDLAGYVDGEAHPIELREDGWALRPYQKQAVENFWHGGSGVVVLPCGAGKTLVGAGSMAQAKSTTLILVTNTVSARQWKHELVKRTSLTEDEIGEYSGTKKEIRPVTIATYQVLTTKRKGVYPHLELFDSRDWGLILYDEVHLLPAPVFKFTADLQARRRLGLTATLVREDGRESDVFSLIGPKRFDAPWKEIEAQGYIAPADCVEVRVNLTDSERLAYATAEAEEKYRFCATTATKRKVTEAIVRRFAGQQILVIGQYIDQLDELGEHLGAPVIKGETSNAQREKLFDAFREGEISVLVVSKVANFSIDLPEATVAIQVSGTFGSRQEEAQRLGRVLRPKADGHQAHFYSVVARDTIDQDFAAHRQRFLAEQGYAYRIMDADELLAES; this is encoded by the coding sequence GTGAATGGTCCGCTGATCGTCCAGTCCGACAAGACCCTGCTCCTGGAAGTCGACCACGAGCGGGCCGACGACTGCCGTCGTGCCATCGCGCCCTTCGCCGAGCTGGAGCGGGCGCCGGAGCACATCCACACCTACCGGGTGACCCCGCTCGGATTGTGGAACGCGCGCGCCGCCGGGCACGACGCCGAGCAGGTCGTGGACGCGCTGGTGGAGTACAGCCGCTACCCGGTGCCGCACGCGCTGCTCGTCGACATCGCCGAGACGATGGACCGCTACGGCCGCCTCACCCTCTCCAAGCACCCCGCGCACGGACTGGTGCTGACCACCACCGACCGCCCGGTGCTGGAGGAGGTCCTGAAGTCCAAGCGGGTGGCCCCGCTGGTCGGTGCCCGCATCGACGCCGACACGGTGGCCGTGCACCCCTCCGAGCGCGGTCAGATCAAGCAGGTGCTGCTGAAGCTGGGCTGGCCCGCCGAGGACCTCGCGGGGTACGTCGACGGCGAGGCGCACCCGATCGAGCTGCGCGAGGACGGCTGGGCGCTGCGGCCCTACCAGAAGCAGGCGGTGGAGAACTTCTGGCACGGCGGGTCCGGCGTCGTCGTCCTGCCCTGCGGCGCCGGGAAGACGCTGGTCGGCGCCGGGTCCATGGCCCAGGCGAAGTCGACCACCCTGATCCTGGTCACCAACACCGTCTCGGCCCGGCAGTGGAAGCACGAGCTGGTCAAGCGGACCTCGCTGACCGAGGACGAGATCGGCGAGTACAGCGGGACCAAGAAGGAGATCCGGCCGGTCACCATCGCCACGTACCAGGTGCTGACGACCAAGCGGAAGGGCGTCTACCCGCACCTGGAGCTGTTCGACTCCCGTGACTGGGGCCTGATCCTCTACGACGAGGTGCACCTGCTGCCCGCGCCCGTCTTCAAGTTCACCGCCGACCTCCAGGCGCGGCGGCGGCTGGGGCTGACGGCCACGCTGGTACGGGAGGACGGCCGGGAGTCGGACGTGTTCTCCCTGATCGGTCCGAAGCGGTTCGACGCGCCGTGGAAGGAGATCGAGGCGCAGGGCTACATCGCGCCCGCCGACTGCGTCGAGGTCCGGGTCAACCTCACCGACTCCGAGCGGCTGGCGTACGCCACCGCCGAGGCCGAGGAGAAATACCGCTTCTGCGCGACCACCGCGACCAAGCGGAAGGTCACCGAGGCGATCGTCCGCCGGTTCGCCGGGCAGCAGATCCTCGTCATCGGCCAGTACATCGACCAGCTCGACGAGCTGGGCGAGCACCTGGGGGCGCCGGTGATCAAGGGCGAGACGTCCAACGCCCAGCGCGAGAAGCTCTTCGACGCCTTCCGGGAGGGCGAGATCAGCGTCCTCGTCGTCTCCAAGGTCGCCAACTTCTCCATCGACCTGCCGGAGGCCACGGTCGCCATCCAGGTGTCGGGCACCTTCGGCTCCCGTCAGGAGGAGGCGCAGCGTCTGGGCCGGGTGCTGCGGCCCAAGGCCGACGGTCACCAGGCGCACTTCTACTCGGTGGTCGCCCGCGACACGATCGACCAGGACTTCGCCGCCCACCGCCAGCGGTTCCTGGCCGAGCAGGGGTACGCGTACCGGATCATGGACGCGGACGAGCTGCTGGCCGAGAGCTGA
- the istB gene encoding IS21-like element helper ATPase IstB, protein MQNTPTTTLGYALFATRWLQAPLYFGLVAAQGVYVYKFFNELWALILRCVTGQATETYVMLAVLKLVDVVMIANLLIMVIVGGYETFVSRIGLQGHRDQPEWLSHVNSNVLKVKLATAIVGISSVHLLQMFVDVHHTSRHALLWGTVIHMAFIVSAAILAYMSGPMAEHGGHGGHGGHSKNPAPPEGEAGPEHAAPSGAPHRAAPTEPVPIPRQADAPAQESGAEARLQAAGFPARKLLEDFDADHPRDFDRETVARLGKLDFVADRRNAVLAGPPGTGKTHLAVGLGVRACQAGHRVLFATAAQWAARLAEARAAGRLAEELAELDAYPLLIVDEVGYVPFDADASRLLFQLVAHRYERGSLLVTGDRPPARFGEVFAGPAGPALVDRLVHRAEIVRIDGDSYRMRRATSAWAD, encoded by the coding sequence GTGCAGAATACGCCGACCACGACGCTCGGATACGCGCTCTTCGCCACCCGCTGGCTCCAGGCCCCGCTGTACTTCGGTCTGGTCGCCGCCCAAGGCGTCTACGTCTACAAGTTCTTCAACGAGCTGTGGGCGTTAATCCTCCGCTGTGTGACCGGACAGGCGACCGAGACGTATGTCATGCTCGCCGTCCTCAAGCTGGTCGACGTCGTCATGATCGCGAACTTGCTGATCATGGTGATCGTCGGCGGCTACGAGACGTTCGTCTCGCGCATCGGGCTCCAGGGCCACCGCGACCAGCCGGAATGGCTCTCCCACGTCAATTCCAACGTGCTGAAGGTGAAGCTGGCCACCGCCATCGTGGGCATCTCCTCCGTGCATCTGCTCCAGATGTTCGTGGACGTCCACCACACCTCCCGCCACGCCCTGCTGTGGGGCACGGTGATCCACATGGCGTTCATCGTCTCCGCCGCGATCCTGGCGTACATGTCCGGGCCGATGGCCGAGCACGGCGGACACGGCGGGCACGGCGGACACTCCAAGAACCCCGCGCCCCCCGAGGGCGAGGCGGGCCCGGAGCACGCCGCGCCGTCCGGGGCTCCCCACCGGGCGGCCCCCACCGAGCCGGTGCCGATCCCGCGCCAGGCCGACGCCCCCGCCCAGGAGAGCGGCGCCGAAGCCCGTCTCCAGGCCGCGGGCTTCCCCGCCCGCAAGCTCCTGGAGGACTTCGACGCCGACCACCCCCGCGACTTCGACCGGGAGACGGTGGCCCGGCTCGGCAAGCTGGACTTCGTCGCCGACCGCCGCAACGCCGTCCTGGCCGGCCCGCCCGGCACCGGCAAGACCCACCTGGCCGTGGGCCTGGGGGTGCGCGCCTGCCAGGCCGGGCACCGGGTGCTCTTCGCGACCGCCGCCCAGTGGGCCGCACGGCTGGCGGAGGCGCGGGCGGCGGGGCGGCTCGCCGAGGAACTGGCCGAGCTCGACGCCTACCCGCTGCTGATCGTCGACGAGGTCGGGTACGTCCCCTTCGACGCGGACGCCTCCCGGCTGCTGTTCCAGCTCGTAGCCCACCGCTACGAGCGCGGCTCGCTGCTGGTGACCGGTGACCGGCCGCCCGCCCGCTTCGGGGAGGTCTTCGCCGGTCCGGCAGGGCCCGCGCTGGTGGACCGGCTGGTGCACCGCGCCGAGATCGTGCGGATCGACGGGGACAGCTACCGGATGCGCCGGGCTACTTCAGCGTGGGCAGACTGA